One bacterium DNA segment encodes these proteins:
- a CDS encoding BMP family ABC transporter substrate-binding protein has protein sequence MRVSRWGRLSGVLLAGMLAVTLGLGPAPGAEKLKVGFVYVGPVADAGWTFAHDQGRRYLEGHANVATTKVESVPEGADSERVFTDLARKGYRLIVGTSFGYMDPMVKVAGEFPNVAFVHISGFKRAKNLATAFGRIEQPRYLTGLVAGSMTKSNIIGYVAAHPIPEVVRGINAFTLGVRATNPKATVHVVWSNTWYDPGQEKEAAESLLSIGADVLAQHQDSPAAIQAAAAHGKYAVGYNSDMSKFGPKTFLTAPVWDWGPMYLYFAKKVEAGTFAGEDVWWGMDRKVVDIAPIGPMVPAALKTMVMAKRTAMIAGKFNEFAGPIKDQNGKVRIAAGSALGDSAQLMMNWFVDGVVGTVPTK, from the coding sequence ATGCGCGTGAGCAGGTGGGGGCGGTTGAGCGGTGTGCTCCTCGCCGGGATGCTGGCAGTCACCCTGGGTTTGGGGCCGGCCCCGGGGGCGGAAAAGCTCAAGGTCGGGTTTGTCTACGTCGGCCCCGTGGCCGACGCCGGATGGACGTTCGCACACGACCAAGGCCGCCGCTATCTAGAGGGCCATGCCAATGTCGCCACCACCAAGGTGGAGAGCGTGCCCGAGGGGGCCGACTCGGAGCGGGTCTTCACCGACCTGGCGCGCAAGGGGTACAGGCTGATCGTCGGGACGTCGTTTGGCTACATGGATCCGATGGTGAAGGTGGCCGGAGAGTTTCCGAACGTCGCGTTCGTGCACATCTCAGGGTTCAAGCGGGCGAAGAACCTCGCGACGGCGTTCGGGCGAATCGAGCAGCCGCGCTACCTGACCGGGCTGGTGGCCGGATCGATGACCAAGTCGAACATTATCGGCTACGTCGCCGCCCACCCCATCCCCGAGGTGGTCCGCGGGATCAATGCGTTCACCCTCGGGGTCCGAGCCACGAACCCCAAAGCCACCGTTCACGTGGTCTGGTCCAACACCTGGTACGATCCCGGCCAAGAGAAGGAGGCCGCGGAGAGCCTGCTCAGCATCGGCGCGGACGTCCTCGCGCAGCACCAGGACTCGCCTGCCGCGATCCAGGCGGCCGCCGCCCACGGCAAGTACGCCGTCGGATACAACTCCGACATGAGCAAGTTTGGACCGAAGACATTTCTCACCGCGCCCGTGTGGGACTGGGGCCCGATGTACCTGTACTTCGCCAAAAAGGTGGAGGCCGGGACGTTTGCGGGAGAGGACGTCTGGTGGGGGATGGACAGGAAGGTCGTGGACATCGCGCCGATTGGGCCCATGGTTCCCGCCGCACTCAAGACGATGGTGATGGCGAAGCGGACCGCGATGATCGCCGGGAAGTTTAACGAGTTCGCCGGGCCGATCAAAGACCAGAACGGGAAGGTGCGGATCGCGGCCGGCAGCGCCCTGGGCGACAGCGCGCAGTTGATGATGAACTGGTTCGTAGACGGCGTCGTCGGCACGGTGCCGAC